Below is a genomic region from Castanea sativa cultivar Marrone di Chiusa Pesio chromosome 2, ASM4071231v1.
ttaaaaatgggttctacagtactattcacacatttaaaaattattttgctacagtgttttcagttttcagttttcagtttcagcaaaataagttctatccaaacggactcataATCATGAGGGAGTACAGTTAGTAGTtgatgtgtgtggatattttttattattattttgtttaacacATTAACTTTTTTCATCTAAGAGATAACAGCAGAGACTAAATTAACACGACACTGAAAATATTGGAGaccaaattgatacaattgaaaGCTTAGGGACaaaattgatacaattgaaaGCTTAGggacaaaattgaaatataatgtaaatgAATAAGaccaactttgtaatttacccaataTTAATCCAAAATTTGTCAAGTGTGCAATATATATGGTAAATCGTgtgaaatttcaaaaagtattaagtttttttttttttcacgtggtgtttttttttttttttttttataaaatagaatttctactctagcctaatctaagtgtatatatgtgtgagtctccctcctagagacttgaaccctggttcttgccccccacaccccacaaatacttatacttgtagagtgactatcgcaccaagaGTATGCAGTTGTTCAAGTGGTGTTACTATTAAAGAGGTTGGAAACAATTTGTTTGTGGCTATCTTTGTAAACAAAGAGGACATGGTGGAGGTTCTCGACAGAAATCCTTAGTCCTTTAATAGGAGATTGATATTATTGAAGTGCTTTATTGGTGACCTAAATCTAGGTAATGTTTCTTTACAATACTCCCATTTTTGGATTCGGGTTTTCAACATTCCCATTAAAAGCATGAACGAATATGTTGGTACCGGATTGCCAATGAGATTGGGGTCCTGCTTTTGGTTGATGCCCCAAAGAATGGTCTTGCTTGGGGTCTTTTTATTCGGATTCGGGTGATATTGATGTCACCAAACCTCTAATGAGAGGAAAAATGATTTATATCAAAGATGTGGAAGAAGGTTAGGTCTTTTTTAAGAACGTAATTTGCCTACTTTTTGTTATCAGTGTGGCATAATTGGTCATCAGGATCATGAACGTCAAGAGGTGCATAAAGGTTGTCTTTCTACAAAGGATGatgaatttcaatttggtccatgGCTACGTGCAATGGCCCCAAAAAccaatcaaagaaaagaagatttcAGCTAGTCCAAATTCATTGATTATGATGATGAGGACATACATGTCTTTGAGGGGGAAGAAGGTGTAGTTGGACCCTCTCACATCCACCACCAGCCACTGCATCCTCCGATGGCTGGAGAATCCAACATGAAGACAGCTAGACAACAGCTGGATAATCCAAAACTTTCGaagggtcatattaattcaaaagTCCCTGATCCctctcaaaattcaaattttgagcGGGATAGTTTTATAGCCAAAACCAATTCCTCTCAAAACCCAGATCCTTCCTCACTTTCAAATTCATAATCATTAGGGAATTCGGAGGTCAATAGTTTGGTGGCTCCTAATGACTTAGTAGGACAAATTTTGAACggaaattttttgaataagCTTGATCCTATCTCTAAGGAATGCATTTCAACTAGGACTCTTCTAGTAACTGAGAAGTCAGATATGTCTCTGGTTTTGGATAATGGCCAACAACTGGAAGTTGAGAAGGATACCGTAATTGATGTGAAAACGTTGCTAGATATGGAtagcaaaaattcaaatataaatatgGGGATGGAGATGGAGATAATTTccaagagaaatgatatgtccacaacatttttacaacaaatcttaagtagtaggttgttactggttgttattgttggggcaaaaaagtaatcttagtgttaagttcaaatttgaaccaataataactaaccacctatgatttgttgtgaaaatgttgtaaaaatgttgtggacgtagcacctctcaatttccaattatattgAGAATTTGCCGGGCCAAAACAAATCTTCTCTGAGATCATGGAAATGTATCCTACATAGTTCTGATAATCAAGCTTCTCTCAATAACTCGACTAAACTCCATCAATCATGTAAACGTCCATCATTAGCTTCCTTTTTCGTGGACTCATCAATTCACAAAAAACAAGCTATCCGCACTGACGGTTTGTGTGTTTTTCAGACATTTGTTGAGGGTAATGTTTTGCCCCCTTCTCCAACATGAAGATTTAAGTCTTAATTGCCAAGGGCTTAGGATCCCATAGGCAGTACAAAAACTTCATTGCTTGGCGAGAGAAGAAGGtcccaaaattcttttttttttctatctgaAACTCATTTGCATATGGATGGGTTTCACAGATTAAAGAAGCAATTGGTTTTGACAACTAGTTTTTACGGTCCCCATAATTGGTTTAAGAATAAAGTTCCCTCCTCCAAGGTTCTCTAGTCTCGGGTTGACAGTTATAGATTGGAGTACGTGGAAGTTCATCAGCTTCAGTGATGAGATTGGCTTTATTGTTTTGTCAGAGCATTAGTTTTTTCAAGGTGACAGTGGAATGCAATTTTGCATGAACTTGTTGATCTCTTGAATTTGGATAGAGTTTTAATTAGAGAtagttttggttttattttttgtttttagtttttaatttttaatttttaaaattattttaacagTATATCTAATCGTGCTATCTTAGCTTTGGCTAGTGCTACAAAAGCGATAGAGATAACCTTGTTTGGTTAGAAGaatgccattttttttcttccccatTGTACAACTTGATTTTTAATAAAGTCTACTATtgtttctacccaaaaaaaaaaaatccagggATAACAATCATAGCTATACTGTTCAATTTAAATTAGCCCAATCGGGTGCTCTACGGAAATAAAATGGGTCTaagcattgaaaaaaaaaagtctaagagcattcacaacaaattgataaaaaaaatatagattttagTAACTcaaaatactactttatttaaCGCCTAATATTAAAGGTTTTATTTTAGCgttcaatacattaaaataatataaacaatacaataaataatatatccaatacaataaacaacaatcacaactacccacacattaaaataatatatttttttataactttggagcttttttttcttttttttttggttttgatgctAAAATGACAATATAGCAATTTTCATACATTTGGTGTGAATGTTCTAAGGATGGAAcgcaaaacaacataaacaaatcCAATAACAATCATGGCCATGCTGctattcaatttaaattaacCCAACCGGGTAGTCTAGCCCAACAGGGTGATCTACGGAAATAATAAGGGGAAACACAAAGACGTGAAGTTGTATGTATCATCATTGCATATTGCAACTTAGCATTAAAAGTTCGTTTAGTGAAATAGTAAACATTGAAACCTTGTCCTTTGGCAGAAAAGCAGCCTTGAAACTTCGACAAGAACCAACTAGTGTCCATGTCCTTGACATCATTGTAGCTTAGCCTCTCCCACGCAGTGGAATCATCATTGTACCTAAAAGTGCATTCAAAATTGGGACAAGATTGTTGGAGACGATCACCTTTGGAAGAAAATCTGAAGATTTCCCCTTGATGCTCCACCATATAGCATCTAACGCGCCAATGTTCCGGTTGATCCACCATTTTCCACATATTTCTGACCATGTCGTAGATGATCAATCTTCCTCTGAAATCAAAGCAAAACACTTTTTGTCCAATAGCTAGTACACTTTTAGCGCTTTTAGATTTAATCCTATGATCCACAAAATTATACTGTGTCCATTTTCTATCACCAGGAATATGGGCTATTCTGAGCCACACTCTGTGATGCTGATTTGTATAAAGAAACACACAATGAGGTTGGTGTTCCTGTTGATCAAGAAAGGTAAACGAACCCACAAAATCTCCAAACGAACCCACATCGGGTAGGTTAATTCTAACCTTTGTGAAAAGGTGAATCAAGAAAAAGGAGGTTTTTCGTTTCATGAGAAGCCACTTGCGTTTGGAAAAAACAAGTTCAGCTCCAACAAATTCGGTGGTGAACTTTTCACAATTTTCGTTTGTCATTGTTGTTGGAGTCGGAGTCGAGACGCATATGAACTCGCGGCAACTGAGTTCATCGTCGTTGTCTGGTTCCGGCGGATACATGATGTAAGCCTTTGGAGCCGCAGGCTGATTTGGATAGATAGTAGACGCATGCCACCAATTGCGGCAAACACATGCCATCTGCGTATTATCAACAAAACCTAACCTATCTTTGATCATCCATACCACCAGATCAGGAAGCAAACACCaacttttttcttctccttctttgaTTTCCATGGCCGCTCTACCAGATATTTGTAGATCCATCTATGTGAAACTTTTCTAGAATAAGCTCTGGCTTGGGAGATGGGAAGCGGTGTAAGGTACTTGGGAGATGAGAAGCATTCTATTCCGTTGTAGTTAATTAGGTTTTGTGACTTGTTTTCattttaccatatatatatatataatttattatttttttaagggaagGACTCAGTATTTTTTAGAagcaacaaatttttctttgatttttattgacataataatataataggTTTTTATTGATTGTTATTTGTATCGccattaataattatttctataTAACTTGTCACTTcagacaaaataatttttgaggGTGATTTTAGAGCATAGAGGGTAGACTTATTGATTATATTTTATCACatcacttttttaatttattgagtttacattttttttaaaattatgttttatacCTCCAATTTTAGGGCTGTATTTGtattcattttcagtttttcatGGAACCCACCACTAAAAAGCTTATTTGgctttatatttgtatttagttttcattttcagtattccaaaaaaataaaggttttgAATGCAAAAACTGAATAcatcttttttgtgttttcattttcttgaaaatgaatATAGTgacattttcattaaaaaaaaaaactaaatctgTGGGTTCTACTATCACTGATTTGTCACATCAAAGAAcatatactctctctctctctctctctctctctaactttctCTTCATCCTTCTCTGATTCTCCGAATACTTGATCTTCAAGCCCATGAACAATCTTTATACAAATTGATTTTACAACTTACAaactaatattatttataatgcaTATACTTTAAGTTGTAAAATTATCCCttcaagaaagaaattttagaattttatgaTGGACACCTTATACAATTTTAATTCGTAATAATGTTTATCTACTGTTTAAATCTGTGTATAAacatttcatcatcatcatcatcatcatcattattatttgaTGTGGGACGAAAACGCTGACCGTTCCTGGACGGTCGTCACCTCGGCAGCtgtccaggagttatcctcagaACGAGGGTAACGGGCAAGGCCGTCCTGAGGATGATGGTGAAGCTCCGTCTctcgtccatgggatgcgcacGGTTTatcccgagaggactcgtccacataaaaGATTGGTGGACGAGGATGCTATTGGAATTCAAGCACACTCGAcggaattccaggacgaggatatcatacttaggaaaatctccgaatataatatgataatcccttattctacgcataactgtcatatatccgttgtgaaatggaaatgtaactcctaaacggttatggcagttacatTTAAGCATTTTGCCTCCtcgaatccaggggaggttccaGTATTCAATAACCGTCTATGGGAACGCTATATAAACACTGATTCTGACAAAGTAAAGGTATGTcaattttactccaaaaaagttggaactccaaaaacatagtgagaaaaactaactttaccatcggagggtttttggccggcagccccggtcgcctttgattggcttctcttttttcttcaggccgcagagagagcaagtggtcctatcaagtccgaagcatccagcctactgatcttcatAGCACCATcagttggcgccatctgtgaGAAAAAACACTACTCAGTCCTTTTTGGTTCAATcgtgttttgttgtaaaaagttgttctatcccagacaaaaggctgaatggttcgaacaagatcaagggctaccatcCTAGGCCAttaggagagtagggatgcatccagcaatccccttcgcgatcgcagatcagcacctgtaatgcaaccgccatctattcagcacatacaatccatggctgccgctatggcagaactgacacgtcagaaccaggagttgaatagggagaccaacctcaggaggcagcgtcAAGAAGGGCACATGGAGGGAAGGAccccaagtcaggaaggaggaggggaaaatgtagagtccgaagatcaaacaaggggtaccgcttcaagaagggtgccgcacttggagaaagagatggaccagatgagaaaggccatggatgaaatgagggaaaacatgaggcgagcaaacccagtggatgatatggttcaccgaacggactcccccttCACAGcctccatcaacagtcaccctttacccccgaaattcaaaatgccttctttagactcatatgatggaaatcgcgacccttgcgatcacattgcaactttcaagacgaccatgcacttGCAGGGGGTCCCATACGAGATCATGTGCaaagcttttcccaccacactcaagggaccagcgcgagtgtggttcagtaagattcccccaaactcagtgggatcatttgaagaactgagtaagctgtttgtcaacaacttcattggaggacagcgtcacaaacgttcctcctctagcctgctgactatagagcaaggggacaatgagagtttgcgatcttttatcacccggtttaacagagaagccttaacggtggacgagatggatgacaagctattgctggccgctttccacaatggggtcaattctgacttgttcattcataagctctacgagcaggaaccacagactatggccgagcttgtccattcggcccagaattttatgaatgctgaagacgctatcatagccaagaaaagaaaaagggcagagcgcTCGGAAGTGGGCCACCATCGCCATTCGGaccagggacctcgtccaaagaaagtttgggtagacgagagaaaagataaggatggtaagaaggtcAGTTCCTCCatgaggaatcagcaatacacgcccctgactatgccattagagcaggttcttatgcagatcaaggatgatccgtccttgaagtggccggacaaaatgaagggagaccccaacaagcgtaataggagcaagtactgccgttttcacagggaccatgggcatgatacggacgagtgctttgacttgaagcagcagatagaaaatctcattagacagggaaaattgaggaacttccttggacgagaccagagagatgagaaaatgaaggccaaggtggaggaatcatcacgccccccactaggagagataagggtaattgtaggaggaaactcgacggcgcagtcgtccaagtcaaggaagacgtACCTGAAGGtagtgcagaacatccaactgtctggacgacctcctaggatgagggaggtagaccaacaagccgttacgttcacggacgaggaggcaggacgagttcaccacccacatgatgacgcgatagtcatcaccctactcatctctgactatacgaccaggagggtattgatagacaatggcagctctgcagacattctctactacccagcattccaacaaatgaggctaggacgagatcaacttcgaccagtgaactcgcccttggtaggattcggaggaatgaaggtgcaacctgtgggcaccatcacgttgcca
It encodes:
- the LOC142624828 gene encoding F-box protein KIB2-like → MDLQISGRAAMEIKEGEEKSWCLLPDLVVWMIKDRLGFVDNTQMACVCRNWWHASTIYPNQPAAPKAYIMYPPEPDNDDELSCREFICVSTPTPTTMTNENCEKFTTEFVGAELVFSKRKWLLMKRKTSFFLIHLFTKVRINLPDVGSFGDFVGSFTFLDQQEHQPHCVFLYTNQHHRVWLRIAHIPGDRKWTQYNFVDHRIKSKSAKSVLAIGQKVFCFDFRGRLIIYDMVRNMWKMVDQPEHWRVRCYMVEHQGEIFRFSSKGDRLQQSCPNFECTFRYNDDSTAWERLSYNDVKDMDTSWFLSKFQGCFSAKGQGFNVYYFTKRTFNAKLQYAMMIHTTSRLCVSPYYFRRSPCWARLPGWVNLN